Within Natator depressus isolate rNatDep1 chromosome 6, rNatDep2.hap1, whole genome shotgun sequence, the genomic segment AGTTGCATAGTCCTGCAGAGCTTGcctttaaaatgatatttttatgAGGGATTCTTACATGCAATCCTTCCTAGAGGGACTCTACTCTGTTAAAGTCAATTGGTCATTGACTTTGATAAGAGCAACGTTACACCAACACTGAAAGCTTTTGTAAATCCTTTTGTTCTACTAGTAACATGTCTCCAAACTTTTATCTCATTTACTGACAGTGTTGAGTCTCACCAGTGCTTCATGGTGAGACTTCAACCTATTGAGAAGTGTTGTATCTAGTTACCATAATAGCCAGAGCTGGGCAAGTACTTCAAAGACTTGCTCAAATAATTAATTGAAGTCATTTTGGACCTCATAACTCATTGGTGTTCATGCTTGTAAGTAGTGCAGCCTCACCCCATTGGCACCCCCTCATCTCTGGTTGAAGCATTACATGGGATCCTTGTCTCTAGTGCTCACTACCATGCTCTCCCTCAGCCCTACAATAGCCTTTCCCAaccttcatcttctcctgactctCCTTCTGGGTGTTCTGtggcttagccctccagccaagtcacatgaAAGCCTAAACTCCTTTTAGGGTAATACAAATGAGTCCAcataaaaatccaaacaaatctTCAAAATAATACCCCTTTTACACCTCTCACGTACTGTAGTTCCCTTGTTGGACCTACCTCAGAGCTTTGCCAGCAGGGGATGACACAGGTCCTCTAGAGTTCTCTCTCCATTGTTTCCTGTCTGTACCTGTCTGTTTCCTGTCTGAACCCTACCCTAGGGCTTCTTCCCAGCTGAACTTCTCCAGTCTACTTATAAGGCCTATGTCCACTGCCTTAGTCCAGGAGGCAATTAATCACCCATGTGCAGAGCATAACTAATTGGGGTTCTTATTCTTGTCTTGGTGGTGATGTGGGTTCAGCCCCATCACAGTACCCCATTGAAGTTTACTACCTGCGGACAGCTGAGTGACAGATTAGTGGCAAGGATATTCATGTAACAGCCAGTTTTAAACAAACTGGACATTATGTGAAAAGCAAATTTTGAATATTCAAACTGAGTGTCCAACAGACCAAACTACTAAGTCTCCATCCTTTGATGTCTGGATGACTTTCTGGAAGATATGATTTAGTCAGTGCAAGCTATTGGGCTCAATGCAGTGctgactgggtgaaattctgtggcctgtgatatatagaaGGTCAGACTAAGTGATATAATGCGTACTTCTGGTCTTAAGATCTATGGAGAATAAAAGGTATAGCATGTTACCTGCAGTATGTGTCCAATCAAAACAAGCCAACAGAAGTGGAACTCTGAAGATCCACCACTGTAATGACTTGCTGGTGAACAATGTACAGAAGAAGTAGTAGACAAATAAATGTTTGGGGGGTGTAGAGGACCAGctcaaggcctatgcaccatttaGGTTCCATATAAGACCATGATACAAAACtcggtgaagtcaatggaaagccttCAACAGGGGTAGTGCAcaagccttgtgctggccctctgcatagcTGAGACTTTAGCCCTAGGTGAACATGCTTATGAACTCATAAGCTGCTCAGGGGCAagtcacaaacagaaaaagatgGTAAATTCAACAAATAAATGATTTACTATGCTTCATTTCCACAGCTCTAGTATTGACAAACATAAGCATTGTTGTGTGGCACTGTGTAAATCTCTAGCCTTTTAAAAGCATGTTTTACAAGCAGCTGTCCCAAAATGTCCTGTGAGAGAGTCTGTTGGATCTCACAACTTAAGAGGAATGTGTTGGGACAGTGGTGCATGAAAGGATGTGGCAATTCAGTAGGAGGTACTCTATTCCCTCAGTCTTTACTAAGCAAAGCCCAGGTATAGGGAATTGCAGATCAGATGTAAAGTGAAGTTGTGACAGCTTGCAGTTATTAACAATCATGGCTTTTTCTGTCAGAGTTGATGTTATGATGTTATGTCAGAGTTGATGTATGATGTTAACCCTAGTGTTGTTTCACTTCAGTAACCTTCATTTTCTGAGTTAAACTTTAAACTTCAAGACTTTCATTATAATCCTGATTTTGAGTCTCTGGCCCATTTAATCAAAATTACATAATGTACCACTGCCCTCTATTGGACAAAATGTATCTGTGTTTTTACAATAGATTGTGGGATCCCATCTGGCCCAATACTGGGCTGATGTAAATATAGTTTAGATTAGCAAACTAACTAATTACTAATGAGATATTGCAACATAAATTATGcgatcaagaaaaaaaattaatgatttgAAGAATACTTTGTTGATGGAGTGTAACTTTTTCAATAAGACCTTTACAAAAGAATAAAATGATGCAAATGCAACAAAATCCTTTTTAATATTCTAAGAGTCATAAACAAGCACAGATAGAATTTACAGAAGCACTTTTGAAGGcacatttattctctctctctctctcgctgcagATAAAGACCTGATCCTGTAATACTTATTCAGTTAAAATTCCCTTGCCTGACTAAGGAGTGGTGGTTTGGGGCCAAATATGAGTAATAaccttgattctgatctcacaccaatgCAAATCAGAAGTAgctctattgacatcaatggagttattctAGTATAAGACTGGTCTAAGCGAAAAGAGAATCAGGTTCAACATACATATTATTGTTCTGTCTCATAACTTCAGTAGAGCAATAAAGACCTCCAAAATGACATCTCACAAACAAAATTGTGatgagaattatttttttcagtaaaaaagtCTTAGAAATTAAATAAGTTAAATACTATTGATGACAGATTTCCCTATTAACAGACAATCTCCCCTAGATAATTATATGCATAATAACCTTAAGCATTAATATCCATTGGTACATACAATGGACTAAACATTTTCTCTACTAGTCTGAGGCATATACCATATAGAATCAATACTAAACTAATATCATCACTGCAAAAAAGACAATTGCTGAATATAAAACTGTTGTAAAGATCTAAAAAATCTACCATCACATCAATTGTGTGGAACTGTATGAAAGAATAAGGGATCTTGCCAACCTAGGCCTTGATCCTCCCAAGACATATATATGCGAATAACTATACACACGGTGTCTAAAGTTAAGCAGtgtgtctttgcaggattggggcctagatAAGAAAGATCCCTTTCATTCTTGTGTAGAATTCCACAATAAAGGGGAAATATGACGACTCTGAAAAGATttgaggtaaaattttcaaaagcaactaagtgACTGAGCACCtgaagtcctattttcaaaagtgacttagaagccgaattcccattgactttcactttTTAGAATGGGacgtaggctcctaaatcactaagggtacgtctatactgcaattaaacacctgtggctgaccCAAAGACAGCTGATGTGGgttcgcagggctcaggctatggggcagtttaattgcggtgtagacactTGGGCTTGGGTTGGAGACCATGttttgggaccctcccaccttgcacgGTCTCAGAgattgggctccagcccaaacctgaacatctacccagcagttttacagccctgcagcctgagcccaagtcagctgaccaggaccagccacgggtgtttaattgctaCGTGGACCTACCCTAAGATCTACCTGCAAATATTACTCTTGGGCTTTGTTTCTAGATCCCTATAATGAGCAAGCTATTAATATCTTTACATGTACATGATGCTTTACAAAACACCTTAAAAATGaaggtcccagcccagagaggcGTATAGTCTAACTTAGATAATTAAGATATGCAGGATAAGAGTAAAAAATAGGTGTGCAGACATTGCTGAGAAGGTGATCAATGATggaaggcttttaaaaataagtgtgtTCTAAGGGGGAATGGAATGAGGGGATAAAAGCTGCTTGGTGGGAAGCTGTTTGAAGCAAAAAGGATGGCATGGAATAAGATGCAAAGCTGAGAGCAGCAGGAGACAAATGGAGTCATGAGGGGAGACAGAATGGAGGCATGTAGAGAATAGAAGGGAGTGTTGGATGAGATAAGGGCAGAAATGTCAGAAGGGCGACGAAGTTGGTCACAAAGAAACTGACCTTGATTTGTAACGTGAGAGGAAGCCACGGAGGACAAATATAAGATGTAGCTCTCCATTTTATATATTGCTAATTGTTTTAAACTTGGCTGTATGTAAATTTCTTCGTTTGCTGTCCCTCCCTCTTTGTACTATTTTAATACAATACATTTAcatatttaaaacagaaaaccaaaactAGACTAACATCTTCAGTTCTCCTTATTCTTTGCTTTGGTTTTGGTTGAAGGAGCAGTAGCTTGGTCCTAAGCCTCTCACAGTGCAGTCAGTGTTGTCAATATCACATGACTCACAATGGCACTCTGTAGCCACTGGGTATGAATAAAACGATTCAGCATGGTCAGCACAGCCAGGGATCTTCACTGTTTCATAAACAAGCTCCTTGAAAGTACAGGTTTGCTGAACTGATGATGCCGGTGGGTACTTATACACTGGATCCTGAAAATGACAGGAAGGAAATATTTGACTTGAAATTAGTTTGAGACCTGCGATTTTTCTCAGAGTTTGTAAAAACTAGAATCTGCATGGCGGATCTGACCCAAAGCCCTGTGAACTCAGTGGAAAGAATCCCACTGACTTGTTAGGCTTAAAATTACAACCAAGTCTTCCAGTTTTCTCCTTTCAAAGATCCGATGTAGTAAATACATGCAACTATGGTGTAACTATAAAGGATTATTGTTTTTAGAACTCAAAGTAACTTTTATATGAAAGGCACAGGCGTCTATTTGGTAATGATTGGACACGTAAACTCCAGTGCAACCACCAGATTATATCCTTTTCCAACCCTGTATTAAACAGAAATTGGCAAAAGGCAGAGTACTAGACTGGAGTCAAAATATGGCCAACTTCTCAGCTGTACAAACTTTGTGATTATGTACCATCTCTGTAATGGATCAAATTGGGACACCAAATGTGAGCATCTTCAAAACTGAGGGGAAGATCCATTTGGAGCTAAACTTTAAGGCTTGGGGCCATCTTTAGTATCTATGTTTTTCCATATTTCTGGTTCACGATACATTCAAAACCTATGCTCGTTACACTGAATAACACAAGAAAGATTTGTTAGCATCTTTACTGTGAGAAAACAAATACATAGTTTATAATCAATCATTTATGCTAATTCTTGACTCAAAATACTTGTTAAACTCTATACTGGATTGTCTTACAGAATTGACTAAGGTTTATATTTTTGATTTTGTATTGTGTTACCAAATGCGGTAGACTCTCAGTTGCTCTCAGGTATAATCactaaggccaaattctgctgtcaatGACACAGAAGCAATTCCCAGTGACGTTGATGGGAGCTATGCCAGAGTAACTGGGAGCAAAATTTGCCTCCACATATCCGCTTGCTTCTGAAAGGCTCTTTAATACCCAATCCTGCACAATGCTGAGCACTCCTTTGGGCTGCTGAGTGCCCTGATGTCATTGGGAGTTAGGAGCACTTAGTATTGCGAAGGAGCACTCAGCAACTTATGACAGTAGGCCCTGAATATGCATGTCATAAAgcaaagtctttttaaaattaagggaACTATATAAACTAACATTCCATGAGATGCACAGTGTTTATGTATGCAGAGAAGGAAGGACAGTTGATAAGTGGCTTTCAAACAAAATTAattaaaggttgattttctttttttacacaATCCACAGTTAGGAAACCTGTGTATGCAGTTGAATAAATGCTGAATTTAAGGAAACCAAGCACCTTTTCACCTGTCTCTCTGTACTTCAAGGCAGCTGTGGCATTCACAGCTCCACTTCATAACACACATTGATTATTTAAGGCTGTTTCACATTTAACTGGACCCTACCTGAGTCTTCTCATTACAGACTGTAAGACTGGCTTGTTCATATTCATTTTTGGGGAGTATTTAATTCCTGTCCCAACTTGACAACTTGACAACTTAGATTCTCACCCTTGTGAAGCAGTATCCAGAGCACCAAGTGGCATTCACATTAATGCAGAACTTGCACTCCTCCTTCTCCACTGCTATGGTGATATTGGACAGCTCACAGATATTACCACAAATTGCTTTCCAGCAAAGTAACAGCAAGTAACAATTAATTGTCTTCATCCTGTAGTATAAAGCAAACAGTTCAGACTGGAAGAACATGTAGAGTTATTTGAAACATAAGATTTCTGTGGAAAAAGACAAAACCTATGTTGATTGTCCTATTATCCACAAATGCtaaaacaagaacaatttttctgcaACATTGAGGAACATTAaaaacataggtttcagagtagcagccgtgttagtctgtattcgcaaaaagaaaaggaggacttgtggcatctgagagactaacaaatttatttgagcataagctttcgtgagctacagctgcagtgaatgcatctgatgaagtgagctgtagctcacgaaagcttatgctcaaataaatttgttagtctctaaggtgccataagtcctccttttctttttattaaaaacatacaGCACATTCAGCAAAATACAGTTGTAGGATTATTGTTAAGGGAGACTGGTTTTGTTAAATGACTAGAACTATATATCCAGTAATTTTTGAGAGAAAATGATTACAGCACACCAAGACATTTTCTATGAATAAATCCTATCTTAATTCTTGTTACAAAGAATCCTGGTAACATTcctcttctgaaaaaaaaaactagtGTAAATACATTAGAACTCAGGAATAGTAATGGTAAGGaataatcaatttttaaaaaagcaattaaaCATACATTTGCAATTTCAAAAACACCACAAATCCAACCAACAAACCTTAATTCAAGAGCTGATGAAAATTCACATCTATTCTACTTGttttgctggtaatagctgtAGAGAGAGCAAAGCCCCAAGCTTGCCTTTTATACTAAATCATGTGTAACTTACACCTTGAAGATTTGCAGGGTATTAATATAGTTTGGTGCGTGGTGAAAGAGGATTAATTGTTAGCCAGACAGTGAGATcaaatattgtttttttaaaagcaatactCTAAATTCAGCAGATGATGAGGCATGTTATTGTCACAGAAATAATAAGTTAAAAAGTTGTACCAGACTTTATCCATTAGCATGtattgtaattattatttaaacGGTAGCATCATTTGGAGCCGATGGAATAGCAGATATATTTTCTGTCAATAACTgtttgaattaaaaaacaaagggtGAGATGTTCACACCCTTTTTGTGATGTGTTAATGGAAACATTAAATTATTTGTTATTCAGTAGGTTTTTCTGGTGTGAGATAAAAGCATAAAGCTGGGATTTAGAAAATAGAAGTCAAGTGAACCATTATAGTGCTAACCCCATTCCTCTCCAAATCATCCATTGTGCTGCCAGAGGACCCCATTCCTCCATATGTTTTACTCCCATGTAGGGGAGTGGAAACCGTGTAAATTTAAACTTGTGGCATTTCCTTGGAATTCTTCTGCTGGTTTTTGAGTGGTTCCACCATTAAAGTCATGGGTCTGTGAGAGACATAAGAGGCTTCCATGTGGAGGCCTCTGCTCTCCCTGCTCCTACTCAGTGTCCTTCTTTCCTTGCGGCCCCTGAAGAACAAAGCTCCTACAGCAGCTGTGCTACTTCACTGGCAGGAGCCATTTCACTGACCATCTGCTACCTCTGAAGACCTGTCAAAGATGGACTTCTGCACCATGGAGGGAGAAGCTAGGTAAATCATTGCACACTCTCTCCAGTAAGGTGCATTGGTTTCCACTATGGGCTTTTAACAGGGGGATCTAGCAGTGTCCAGCTGTATTCTCAGCTGTGGGGGCAGTAGCTTGCAGATTACCAGTGTTAGGCTTTTGCAGAACTGAAGAGCAGGGGGGCATGTAGAAGAGGGTGCACTCCCCTATTTGTACCTTTTCTGCTGTGATCAGCAGATGAGAGATCCCCTCTGCTGTAGAACGGCAGGGAGCATTTTGCCCACAGCGTGCTGCCAAAGCAATAGAGATGTAGTCAGAATAATAAATTCTATTTTAACTTTCTGGACACattaaaaacaaccaaccaaccaactcaTAGCATTAAATTGGCTTATCCCCCTGAAACGGCTACTAGATTCAAAgttaaaataataacaatgatcCACATCAAAAATTGTCCAACTAGCAAGCTACGCCCTGTGAAGATAGGGAGAGTAGAATGGATTTGAACACCACTGCCCCTACTGGTTGGAATGCTTGGTCTGCTCAAGTGTTAACAGGTTTCTGTTAGCGGAGCTGCTTTTTTAGCTCTCTTTGGCAGAAATACGATTTTGAGAGGGGCTGAACAGGTTAGCTGAACTTCAGGTACCTCCAACCAAAAGATGTTAAGAGGCCTGTGTGGATTCCTACATTCAAAATGAGTATACTGCCAGCTAGGGCATCTTTAGTATAGGTATCCCCTCACTACTTAAAATTGAGCCTGACTTGCAAAGAGGCCTCATCCTGGCATCCATTTGTCCCCCTTCATGTGCACTATTTTGATGAATATTTTTCACACTAGCACTTGTGTATGCAGGTGGTGGCATGTCTATTAGAATTGGCTGGATGGCATCAATTCTGTTTCATGACAACtttcaaggtttcaaaatttgtttttgttccgcattggaatgaaaacaatttttttaaaaaggttttgctaaacagaattgtgtcaaaatgtcattttcagtgCAAAAAAGTCAGGTTTtcaattcatctctctctctggtgTCTCTGGACTTCAGAAACCTTCCCATCGAAACTGATGCTTTTTATATGGCTTTGGCAAAACAGCATATCATTCTGTCCAGCTCTAATGTTTATGCATCAAACCCATTCATATTAAAAGTAGCTCCAGCCAATAGCTACAATGTGTGGAGGTGGTCAGTAACTTCAGGATGCATCTATGTGTTCTCCCTAACAATTAGGTTTACTCTCTGTGGCTTTGGAACCCTGAG encodes:
- the FSHB gene encoding follitropin subunit beta; this encodes MKTINCYLLLLCWKAICGNICELSNITIAVEKEECKFCINVNATWCSGYCFTRDPVYKYPPASSVQQTCTFKELVYETVKIPGCADHAESFYSYPVATECHCESCDIDNTDCTVRGLGPSYCSFNQNQSKE